The region GGGCGTGATAAGGAGAATTTGCACAGACGTCGGCACTATAAATGCGATTGCAGTGCCGAAAAGCGGGCAAACAGTTTACAAAAGTTGACGACAACACAGCACtcggaaatattaaaaatatataaaaaacagaaaagataTCTAAAGCAACATGAAGTGCCTAGTTCTCATAAGTGTTTTGGTGATCCTGTCGCAGTGCTTGGCGAAAAGCATTAAAATCCAGCGGCGTCATCAGCTGAACCATCATTTGGGAGTTGTAAAACCCGAGACTCGTGTGGTCGGAGGAGTGGACTCCCCCAGTGGCTTCGCTCCCTACCAGGTGTCCATTATGAACACCTTTGGCGAGCATGTCTGCGGTGGCAGTATCATCAATGAAGAGTGGATCCTCACCGCCGCCCACTGCCTGGAGTGGCCCATTCAGTACCTGAAGATCATCACCGGCACCCTGGACTATACGAAGCCTGGAGCGGAGTATCTGGTGGATAAGTCGAAAGTCCATTGCAGTCACGACAAGCCGGCCTACCACAATGACATTGCCCTGATTCACACGGCCAAGCCCATCGTTTTCGACGCACTTACCCAACCCATCCGGC is a window of Drosophila biarmipes strain raj3 chromosome 3R, RU_DBia_V1.1, whole genome shotgun sequence DNA encoding:
- the LOC108024363 gene encoding chymotrypsin-2 codes for the protein MKCLVLISVLVILSQCLAKSIKIQRRHQLNHHLGVVKPETRVVGGVDSPSGFAPYQVSIMNTFGEHVCGGSIINEEWILTAAHCLEWPIQYLKIITGTLDYTKPGAEYLVDKSKVHCSHDKPAYHNDIALIHTAKPIVFDALTQPIRLASKGSLPKAGDKLTLTGWGSTKTWGRYSTQLQKIDLRYIEHETCESSVRNANWLGEGHVCTYTQEGEGSCHGDSGGPLVDANQTLVGVVNWGEACAIGYPDVFGSVAYYHDWIEEMMTEAGTAC